One region of Paenibacillus polymyxa M1 genomic DNA includes:
- a CDS encoding response regulator transcription factor, which translates to MYKAMIVDDEPAIREGLSSIIDWGDCGFRIVDTAENGREALEKFGEHRPELVIVDIRMPGMSGLEVIQSIRQMNGEPFHFLILSGYADFNYARQAMGFGVDGYLLKPVDEEEMTLELKRVRQSIENEKGDGKWGSPSPHERDWIEALLFPVHAVHPRDAVEPSHRASKQADHQSGAGKHGQQPALPALDWSSYQVILLDLRIPDWDRQARQLAAKQRLAELCRDQDRGIVFEAGIYTGLLLPAMLKTEQDAVQLLAAWRQELKPWVNEIYGAAGAPVDILSDIPRSFEQALRLLERTFLFRAERVMLPEDLHEWETVHAEMDEASDRASDDPMRYAEKLYYALDMANGKAATRVIKDMEIQFPQIYRTESAIKAAFAQTFTLALNKYAAGQEHSRTVLEEHSNLITNVYAYSTLGELVDHSLEHVLQWIGQTDTGGKEIIMKQMIDFIHGHYDENLRLELLADMFNYNSGYLGKLFKSHTGEAFNAYLDKVRIERARELLAQGIKVHRVAGRVGYANADYFHSKFKKYVGMSPSSYRNQTQKNGGTDGC; encoded by the coding sequence ATGTATAAAGCGATGATTGTAGATGATGAGCCTGCGATTCGTGAAGGACTGTCTTCCATTATTGACTGGGGGGATTGTGGCTTTCGCATCGTCGATACGGCAGAGAACGGACGCGAGGCTCTGGAAAAGTTCGGAGAGCATCGACCGGAACTGGTCATTGTAGATATTCGTATGCCTGGGATGAGTGGATTGGAGGTTATACAAAGCATACGCCAAATGAATGGGGAGCCGTTTCACTTTCTCATTTTAAGCGGATATGCAGACTTTAATTATGCTAGGCAAGCCATGGGATTCGGGGTGGATGGTTATCTGTTGAAGCCGGTTGATGAGGAAGAAATGACGTTAGAGCTGAAACGAGTACGACAAAGCATTGAGAATGAAAAGGGAGATGGAAAGTGGGGGAGTCCATCTCCGCATGAGCGCGATTGGATTGAAGCGCTGTTGTTTCCGGTTCATGCAGTGCACCCTCGGGATGCTGTAGAACCCAGCCATCGTGCATCCAAGCAAGCTGATCACCAAAGCGGCGCTGGAAAGCACGGACAACAGCCAGCGTTACCAGCATTGGACTGGAGTAGCTATCAGGTGATTCTGCTGGATTTGCGTATACCTGACTGGGATCGGCAAGCCCGGCAGTTGGCAGCAAAGCAGCGGCTAGCGGAATTGTGTCGTGATCAGGATAGAGGCATTGTGTTTGAGGCTGGAATATATACGGGCCTACTGCTTCCTGCCATGTTAAAAACGGAGCAAGATGCTGTTCAGTTGCTGGCTGCATGGCGACAGGAACTAAAGCCTTGGGTAAATGAAATCTATGGGGCTGCTGGCGCTCCGGTAGACATTCTTAGCGATATCCCCAGATCTTTTGAGCAGGCGTTACGATTATTGGAGCGTACGTTTTTGTTCCGAGCAGAAAGAGTCATGCTTCCCGAAGACTTACATGAATGGGAGACAGTCCATGCTGAAATGGATGAAGCGTCTGACAGGGCCTCGGATGACCCCATGCGTTATGCAGAAAAGCTGTACTATGCGCTGGATATGGCTAATGGTAAAGCGGCGACCCGTGTCATTAAGGACATGGAAATCCAATTTCCACAGATTTATCGTACAGAATCTGCAATCAAGGCGGCATTCGCTCAGACATTCACACTGGCACTGAACAAGTATGCAGCTGGACAAGAACACAGCCGGACCGTGCTGGAGGAGCACTCTAACCTGATTACCAATGTATATGCTTATTCAACATTGGGCGAGCTGGTGGATCACTCGCTCGAGCATGTGTTGCAGTGGATTGGCCAGACTGATACGGGTGGCAAGGAGATCATCATGAAGCAAATGATTGACTTTATACATGGTCATTATGATGAAAATTTGCGACTGGAGTTACTGGCGGATATGTTCAATTACAATAGTGGGTATTTGGGCAAACTGTTCAAAAGTCATACAGGCGAGGCCTTTAATGCCTACCTGGATAAGGTAAGGATTGAGCGAGCAAGGGAATTGCTTGCACAGGGGATTAAGGTGCACCGAGTGGCGGGCCGCGTGGGATATGCGAATGCAGATTATTTTCATAGTAAATTTAAAAAATATGTTGGTATGTCACCTTCCTCCTACCGTAATCAGACCCAAAAAAACGGAGGAACAGATGGCTGTTGA
- a CDS encoding cache domain-containing sensor histidine kinase, whose amino-acid sequence MYRGVRHLMNNMRMRNKLLFSYVLIVMIPVLVVGGCVTFYLREQALDSAIAQTVNNVEKIKSQTANLLRVPTDISNGLMFDKRLKEMANRRYPGMVELMNAYHQYKDFNEYTQQYREVATIRFYSYNPTLVNNLEFIPVDSNIERQPWFQEALKGTAINWFYIQDKEDTPVNRLSLVRQIPFPEYNSKGVLMIALSQTELNHMLSKEPFETLIADRNGIVVAATHPQSVGQTLTDLHLGFDVQRAGKGIYEAKINGTPSNIIVDELLPTSSVSGLTIISVFSTEHIVQGANRVSLIGALCVLAVLIMALILITIISWLITKRLQRLSYELGQVAAGDFHVVSSVEGRDEIGDLSRRFNYMVSSIRQLMAQVYETSEHNNKLELAQKDIKLKMMASQINPHFLFNALESIRMKAHLNGEAEIATTVRLLGRLMRRNLEIGSGKTTVLQELDMVRSYLQIQQFRFGNRLVYEVNLEESAKDMSIPPLIIQPLVENAVIHGLENKEEPVTVKVDITIEQRELHIKVADDGIGMKEEQLTRLLARITGTEEPEGSSIGLRNVHQRLTLMYGERYGLHIESALQVGTTVYFSIPREEASNV is encoded by the coding sequence ATGTATCGTGGAGTCCGGCATCTGATGAATAATATGCGTATGCGGAATAAGCTGCTGTTCTCCTACGTACTGATTGTCATGATCCCGGTGCTGGTGGTGGGCGGCTGTGTTACTTTTTATTTGCGAGAGCAGGCACTGGACAGTGCGATTGCCCAGACGGTAAATAATGTGGAAAAGATTAAGAGCCAGACAGCAAATTTACTACGTGTGCCAACAGATATTTCAAATGGGCTGATGTTCGATAAAAGGCTAAAGGAGATGGCGAACCGTCGTTATCCCGGCATGGTGGAGCTCATGAATGCGTACCATCAATACAAGGATTTTAATGAGTACACCCAACAATATAGAGAGGTTGCTACTATCCGGTTCTATTCGTACAATCCGACGTTGGTCAACAATCTGGAGTTTATTCCTGTGGACTCTAACATTGAGCGGCAGCCATGGTTCCAGGAGGCTTTGAAGGGGACGGCGATTAACTGGTTTTACATTCAGGATAAGGAGGATACCCCAGTTAATCGCCTCAGCCTGGTACGGCAAATTCCTTTTCCCGAATACAATTCCAAGGGAGTTCTGATGATTGCACTGAGTCAGACCGAGTTGAATCATATGCTAAGCAAGGAGCCCTTTGAAACATTGATTGCGGATCGTAACGGGATTGTAGTCGCAGCTACCCATCCACAGTCGGTAGGTCAGACGTTGACCGATTTACATTTAGGCTTTGATGTCCAGCGTGCAGGTAAGGGGATATATGAAGCAAAAATCAACGGAACGCCCTCGAACATTATTGTGGATGAGCTACTGCCAACCTCAAGTGTGAGCGGATTGACAATTATTTCGGTGTTTTCCACGGAACATATCGTGCAGGGGGCGAACCGGGTCAGCCTGATTGGTGCATTATGTGTACTAGCGGTACTCATCATGGCGCTGATTCTGATTACCATCATTTCCTGGCTTATTACCAAACGGCTCCAGCGGTTGAGCTATGAGCTGGGTCAAGTAGCTGCGGGTGATTTTCATGTAGTATCCAGTGTGGAGGGAAGGGACGAGATCGGTGATTTATCGCGCCGTTTCAACTACATGGTAAGTAGTATCCGCCAGCTTATGGCACAGGTCTATGAGACGAGTGAGCATAACAATAAGCTTGAATTGGCACAAAAGGATATCAAGCTAAAAATGATGGCAAGCCAAATTAATCCGCATTTTCTGTTTAACGCGTTAGAATCCATTCGAATGAAAGCACATTTGAATGGGGAAGCGGAGATTGCAACGACGGTCCGTTTGCTTGGCAGGCTGATGCGCAGGAATCTGGAGATTGGCAGTGGTAAAACAACCGTATTACAGGAACTGGATATGGTGCGATCCTATTTGCAAATTCAGCAGTTCAGGTTTGGGAATCGTTTGGTCTATGAAGTGAATTTGGAAGAAAGCGCGAAGGACATGTCGATTCCTCCCTTAATCATACAACCGCTAGTGGAAAATGCAGTTATTCATGGCCTAGAAAATAAGGAAGAGCCAGTTACCGTGAAGGTAGATATCACAATAGAACAAAGAGAACTGCACATTAAAGTGGCTGATGATGGAATTGGCATGAAGGAAGAGCAACTGACCCGTTTGTTGGCTCGGATCACGGGTACGGAGGAGCCGGAAGGGAGCAGTATTGGTCTGCGTAATGTTCATCAACGTCTGACATTGATGTATGGTGAACGTTATGGTCTGCATATTGAAAGCGCATTACAGGTAGGAACAACCGTATACTTTTCCATACCAAGGGAGGAAGCGTCGAATGTATAA
- the def gene encoding peptide deformylase has translation MSNQSMDMLLTKDIVREGEPILRKKVDPVCLPLSEEDLQQMQWMLDYLKNSQNEELATRYELRPGVGLSANQVGLNKRMCAIYYEDGDQTVEYALFNPKLVSHSTSMIYLEQGEGCLSVDRYIPGYVPRYEKIRIKANLPDGTQELLTFKGYAAIVVQHEMDHLDGIMFYDRINPEDPHKLPQGVHIEPFVRK, from the coding sequence ATGAGCAATCAATCGATGGACATGCTTCTCACGAAGGATATCGTGCGTGAAGGGGAACCGATTTTGCGCAAAAAGGTTGATCCGGTATGTCTGCCGCTGTCTGAAGAGGATCTTCAACAGATGCAATGGATGCTGGATTATCTGAAAAATAGCCAAAATGAAGAGCTGGCCACCCGCTATGAGCTGCGCCCGGGTGTAGGACTATCCGCCAACCAGGTTGGGTTAAATAAAAGAATGTGTGCTATTTATTATGAGGACGGAGACCAAACGGTAGAATACGCCCTGTTTAATCCGAAGCTGGTCAGCCACTCTACATCCATGATTTACTTGGAACAGGGGGAGGGATGCTTGTCTGTAGATCGGTATATACCCGGATATGTACCGCGTTACGAGAAGATTCGCATCAAGGCCAATTTGCCGGACGGAACTCAGGAGCTGTTAACGTTTAAGGGTTATGCAGCGATTGTTGTACAGCATGAAATGGACCATCTGGATGGCATTATGTTCTATGACCGTATCAACCCAGAAGATCCGCATAAGCTACCACAGGGAGTGCATATCGAACCTTTTGTACGTAAATAG
- a CDS encoding polysaccharide pyruvyl transferase family protein — MPNSHPMAKLKNKLSVILDVVPQGSNIIYVDYPVYNNGGDVLIMKGTEAFFKDNDIRVRARYSAMDIPDQLHIPGDWIIVCHGGGNFGDLYSNHQNLRERIVRDFPNHRIVIMPQTIHFQSEQKANEVAALFNAHPDLHMFVRDTRSYQWAKDKLNQCNITLCPDMAHQLWPLKPTTETVKDVLYFLRTDIETVGGQKKFDDEADASHRLDWDTLFTPLEVKGIVYFQKFYRLNKKIGGPLPTRTFWYKYTDHLMNKAVMLFSSYREVRTSRLHGHILACLLDMPHIVIDNSYGKNSQYYNTWTQPNPKAKLFSETPEALEQPS, encoded by the coding sequence ATGCCGAATTCGCATCCCATGGCTAAACTAAAAAATAAGCTAAGCGTCATTCTCGACGTAGTCCCTCAAGGTTCGAATATTATTTATGTCGATTATCCCGTCTATAATAACGGTGGGGATGTACTGATCATGAAAGGCACCGAAGCGTTCTTTAAGGATAATGATATTCGTGTCCGTGCCCGTTATAGCGCCATGGATATTCCCGATCAGCTTCATATTCCGGGCGACTGGATTATCGTATGCCACGGTGGTGGCAACTTTGGCGACTTATATTCAAATCACCAAAATTTGCGAGAACGCATCGTTCGTGATTTCCCTAACCACCGAATTGTAATCATGCCGCAGACGATCCACTTCCAGTCTGAACAGAAGGCTAATGAGGTGGCTGCCCTGTTTAATGCTCACCCGGATCTACATATGTTTGTGCGGGATACACGCTCTTATCAGTGGGCTAAGGATAAGCTGAACCAGTGCAACATCACATTATGTCCTGATATGGCGCACCAGCTTTGGCCATTAAAGCCAACTACGGAAACCGTTAAGGATGTACTGTACTTCCTGCGTACGGATATTGAAACGGTGGGGGGGCAAAAGAAATTCGATGACGAGGCTGATGCCTCTCACCGTCTGGACTGGGATACTTTATTCACTCCGCTGGAAGTGAAGGGGATCGTCTATTTCCAAAAGTTTTACCGTCTGAATAAGAAAATTGGTGGCCCGTTGCCTACCCGTACATTCTGGTACAAGTACACCGACCATCTCATGAACAAGGCGGTTATGCTGTTCAGTTCTTATCGCGAGGTTCGCACTTCACGGCTGCACGGTCACATTCTGGCCTGCCTGCTTGATATGCCGCATATTGTCATTGACAATTCTTACGGCAAGAATTCGCAATATTATAATACCTGGACACAGCCGAATCCGAAGGCAAAGCTGTTCAGTGAAACACCTGAAGCATTAGAGCAGCCGTCTTAA
- a CDS encoding lipopolysaccharide biosynthesis protein has protein sequence MSTWTAARKVFTGDSLAKTIMRTSFNNFFVLIVTTLTSILTARMLGVEGKGELAAVLFWPTLIGSVLSFGLPTSLIYNLKKKTGTTEELLALSLWIQLPASLLAGAVAWICMPLWLNGYGADIIQLSQIYCAAAVPLAVLTALTTALSQGLDRFSVYNGLLFYYPLLNFIGLVTLWLMGLLNVQLAGAVNFAASFLALMWAFLRLRKHMNLRAFRPLTSRQVLRPYYSYGARVYGMELMGTLSTQTDKIVIVALLSPKAFGLYSVVYALSRVFNVVQNAVTNVTFPKVTGMEHSKIVETVGRAFRISMAAMLIVIVPALFIGRYMLGLLYGPAFLEASLTFYLLSLECIIGGGSWILASAFNALGRPGLVLFRQIVAYAITVGLFFICTPIFGLDGIAIALLVGACVRLAFSLFSFPMFFNVPLSRIIFDKSDITFVLQTIQKKRRKGELKDAEFASHG, from the coding sequence ATGAGCACATGGACAGCAGCAAGGAAAGTATTCACGGGTGACAGTCTCGCCAAAACGATCATGCGCACAAGCTTTAATAATTTTTTTGTGCTAATCGTCACGACCCTGACTTCCATCCTGACCGCACGTATGCTCGGAGTAGAGGGGAAAGGTGAACTGGCGGCTGTTCTGTTCTGGCCTACGCTGATCGGCAGTGTATTGAGCTTCGGCTTGCCAACATCGTTAATTTATAACCTCAAGAAGAAAACAGGCACGACGGAAGAACTGCTGGCGTTGTCGCTCTGGATTCAGTTGCCTGCCAGTCTGTTGGCGGGAGCGGTGGCCTGGATATGTATGCCGTTGTGGCTGAATGGCTATGGTGCAGACATCATCCAACTGTCGCAGATTTATTGTGCGGCAGCAGTACCGCTAGCGGTACTTACAGCACTCACGACGGCATTATCGCAAGGACTGGATCGATTTAGCGTATATAACGGCCTGTTGTTTTACTATCCGTTACTGAATTTCATCGGTCTAGTGACCCTGTGGCTGATGGGCTTACTCAATGTGCAACTGGCGGGGGCAGTGAATTTTGCTGCGAGTTTCCTTGCGCTCATGTGGGCGTTCCTCCGTTTGCGCAAGCATATGAATTTGCGCGCATTTCGTCCGTTGACCAGCCGCCAAGTGCTGCGCCCTTATTATAGCTATGGAGCGCGGGTGTATGGGATGGAGTTGATGGGGACGCTGTCCACACAAACGGACAAAATCGTCATTGTGGCGCTGCTGTCGCCCAAAGCGTTCGGTCTGTACTCTGTTGTCTACGCCTTGTCCCGTGTGTTCAATGTGGTGCAAAATGCTGTCACTAATGTAACCTTCCCGAAGGTGACAGGGATGGAACACAGCAAAATTGTCGAAACGGTGGGTCGTGCTTTTCGCATCTCTATGGCTGCGATGCTAATCGTCATTGTACCGGCTCTCTTCATTGGACGATACATGCTGGGATTACTGTACGGTCCCGCTTTTCTGGAAGCATCGCTAACGTTCTACCTGCTGTCACTGGAATGTATTATTGGTGGTGGCTCATGGATTTTGGCTTCGGCCTTTAACGCACTCGGTCGTCCGGGACTGGTACTGTTCCGGCAAATTGTAGCCTATGCGATCACCGTCGGTCTGTTTTTTATTTGTACACCGATCTTCGGTCTGGACGGCATTGCTATTGCTTTGCTTGTAGGTGCTTGTGTACGGTTGGCGTTCTCGCTGTTCTCGTTCCCCATGTTTTTCAATGTTCCGCTATCCCGGATCATTTTTGATAAAAGTGATATTACATTTGTCTTGCAGACTATACAAAAGAAGCGCAGGAAGGGAGAACTGAAAGATGCCGAATTCGCATCCCATGGCTAA
- a CDS encoding glycosyltransferase family 2 protein has product MLSLSIALCTRNRVDDLTRCINSIAMGGAPEACETELWIIDDGKLPKHVLERYERQLGRAGIAYRYHRKEQPGLWLSRVKTVELAQGDIILFLDDDVELPSNYLNELMRTYEAYPQAAGVGGIAKGMSNSFMGTIRCLLSFQQSLSKGRLSLSGQSGSMYNWHKAKKTFKTQFFHGCNMSFRRDAILSLEPVPWLQSYSVGEDLLLSRIAMKSGPLYINPALTLLHHESPSSRDNMEQVTYMRVMNHIHLLRDEGAGPIGYAALYWTTLYQILREKPKKNHKAIQGYRRALKEIFSSTKEPVSGGQFSERNSKKTVG; this is encoded by the coding sequence ATGTTAAGCTTGTCCATTGCTCTGTGCACCCGCAATCGGGTTGACGATCTGACCCGATGCATCAATTCAATTGCCATGGGGGGAGCACCAGAGGCATGTGAAACCGAGCTGTGGATTATTGATGACGGAAAACTGCCAAAGCATGTGCTGGAACGTTATGAGCGTCAGTTGGGCAGAGCGGGAATTGCCTACCGATATCATCGTAAGGAGCAACCCGGACTATGGTTATCACGTGTAAAGACGGTGGAGCTTGCCCAAGGTGACATCATTTTGTTCCTTGACGATGATGTTGAGCTGCCAAGCAACTACTTGAATGAGTTAATGCGCACCTATGAGGCGTATCCGCAAGCAGCTGGTGTTGGCGGCATAGCAAAGGGAATGAGTAACAGTTTCATGGGTACGATTCGCTGCTTGCTTTCGTTCCAGCAATCCTTGTCCAAAGGAAGATTGTCCCTCAGCGGTCAGTCCGGCTCGATGTACAACTGGCATAAGGCCAAGAAGACGTTTAAGACCCAGTTTTTTCATGGTTGTAATATGTCATTTCGCCGTGATGCGATTCTAAGTCTGGAGCCGGTACCTTGGTTGCAAAGCTATAGCGTCGGCGAGGATTTATTACTTTCCCGTATCGCCATGAAAAGCGGTCCATTGTATATTAATCCGGCGCTTACGCTGCTTCATCACGAATCGCCGTCCTCGCGCGACAATATGGAACAGGTTACTTATATGCGGGTGATGAATCATATTCATCTACTACGTGACGAGGGGGCTGGGCCGATCGGTTATGCAGCACTATATTGGACGACGTTGTACCAGATTTTGAGGGAAAAACCCAAAAAAAATCATAAAGCCATTCAAGGCTATAGAAGAGCACTGAAAGAGATTTTCTCAAGTACGAAGGAGCCTGTTAGCGGAGGACAGTTTTCTGAGCGCAATTCCAAAAAAACGGTGGGCTGA
- a CDS encoding glycosyltransferase family 2 protein, with translation MSDVSIIICTRNRIEDLTRCIQSIAAQQQLEHTAVELLIVDDGDISDQQIEQYRHMVSGLPQGVLRYYKKSRPGVWLSRYEALSLVRYDIVLYFDDDAELDDKLYIRRLLDTYEQDETIVGVGGIAKGLHSSRAGKLLGVLTFQMSSSLGKLSPSSLAGSLLRWSEATETFNTEFFHGCNMSFRRDALRDMKPYPWMTSYAVADDLYMCQLASRYGKLVINPDLKIIHHESPSSRDKAGKVAKATAINHYYFLALKKAGFIQYGALLWTLTYLMLKETLRRNFNAADGYKQGVLFILNPRKQKYNEYLGPAVQ, from the coding sequence ATGTCCGATGTCTCCATCATCATTTGTACCCGCAACCGGATCGAAGACCTGACACGCTGTATACAATCTATTGCTGCACAGCAGCAATTGGAGCATACAGCTGTAGAACTGCTGATTGTTGATGACGGCGATATTTCCGACCAACAGATTGAACAGTACCGTCACATGGTATCCGGATTGCCTCAAGGTGTTCTCAGATATTATAAAAAAAGTCGTCCCGGCGTTTGGTTATCCCGCTATGAGGCCTTGTCTCTCGTACGGTATGATATTGTGCTGTATTTTGACGATGATGCCGAACTGGACGATAAACTCTATATCCGGCGCTTGCTCGATACCTACGAACAGGATGAAACGATTGTAGGTGTTGGAGGGATTGCAAAGGGACTACATTCAAGCCGGGCAGGAAAGCTGCTTGGCGTTTTGACTTTTCAGATGTCTTCTTCCCTTGGCAAGCTCTCACCCAGTAGTCTGGCAGGTTCTTTGCTGCGTTGGAGCGAAGCAACCGAGACTTTTAACACTGAATTTTTCCATGGCTGCAATATGTCATTTCGGAGGGATGCGCTTCGGGACATGAAGCCGTATCCGTGGATGACCAGCTATGCGGTGGCTGACGACTTGTACATGTGCCAGTTAGCGAGCCGTTACGGCAAACTGGTGATTAATCCTGACTTAAAAATCATCCATCATGAATCTCCAAGCTCGCGCGATAAGGCGGGCAAAGTAGCCAAGGCGACAGCAATTAACCACTATTATTTTCTTGCCCTGAAAAAGGCGGGATTTATCCAGTATGGAGCTCTTTTATGGACCTTAACCTACTTGATGCTCAAAGAAACGCTGCGCCGTAATTTTAACGCAGCAGATGGATACAAGCAGGGGGTGTTGTTCATTCTGAACCCGCGTAAGCAAAAATATAACGAATATTTAGGCCCGGCGGTTCAGTAA
- a CDS encoding DUF1836 domain-containing protein — MESFTLTRRDMAHLLLAMEGRSDLQPLAVLQDAWRRTHSHLARSGSTMPTFLYTEVTPVLDKIIKGKHSAAFSLQEIVSLGQLVEYSHVSLASMQNWVKRDFKEFLGAPKIGKKYSVNQAAILLIVEDLKSCLDFESIRQLFHILFQQPEDDTDDLIQPVDLYAAYSTLFEELDANGDQLLDVTGAGYVKDNGNSATGQKRQEAATEELLVQAADQYTCRLEHLTPNQCEAVRNTLLVAAVSVQNSYFLSMARRYVNATLFLDFQG, encoded by the coding sequence ATGGAGTCTTTTACCCTCACTCGCCGTGATATGGCCCATTTGCTGCTGGCCATGGAAGGTCGCAGCGATTTGCAGCCTTTGGCTGTTCTCCAAGACGCTTGGAGGCGCACTCATAGCCATCTTGCCCGTTCCGGTAGCACCATGCCGACATTTCTATATACCGAAGTGACGCCTGTGCTGGATAAAATCATTAAGGGCAAGCACAGCGCAGCCTTTTCGCTGCAGGAAATTGTTTCTCTAGGCCAACTGGTGGAATATAGTCATGTCTCACTCGCCTCTATGCAAAATTGGGTCAAACGTGATTTTAAGGAGTTTCTCGGCGCTCCGAAGATCGGCAAAAAATACTCAGTCAACCAGGCAGCCATATTGCTTATCGTGGAAGATTTAAAATCATGTCTTGATTTTGAATCCATCCGTCAGCTATTTCATATCCTGTTCCAACAGCCTGAAGATGATACGGATGATCTGATTCAGCCGGTCGATTTGTACGCTGCATATTCAACTTTATTTGAAGAACTGGATGCGAACGGAGACCAACTGCTTGATGTGACAGGAGCAGGGTATGTCAAAGACAACGGAAATTCTGCTACAGGACAGAAGCGGCAGGAAGCTGCGACAGAAGAACTGCTGGTACAGGCGGCAGATCAATATACTTGTCGTTTAGAGCACTTGACCCCCAACCAGTGTGAAGCAGTGCGTAATACTTTGCTGGTGGCAGCGGTATCGGTGCAAAATAGTTATTTTTTGTCGATGGCGCGTCGGTATGTGAATGCGACATTATTTTTGGATTTTCAAGGATAG
- a CDS encoding hemolysin family protein — protein MNEKGMSENYMGIGVSLFLFAVLILFSAFFVATEFAIIKIRSSRVDQLVVENRKNALALQKVVNNLDGYLSACQLGITITALGLGWLGEPTVVKLLEPLFQQLNINGEFSHILAFIISFVIVTYLHVVIGELAPKTLAIRKAEAVSLLTSPVIVWFNRIMYPFIWLLNGSANRLVRLFGLQPASEHEEAHSQEEIQIILSESVESGKINNTEYGYVNRIFAFDETVAKEIMVPRTDMVCLFTNRSLKENMQTIHEEQYTRFPVATDSKDQIIGMINTKQLFLEYDRNPELVFDSLIQPILTVPEVIPVNTLLKRMQKEQVHIALLVDEYGGTSGLITIEDILEEIVGEIRDEFDKDERKEIEKLTENSYLMDGKVMLSDLSDLTGLALDDEDVDTVGGWVYSRVPEPRQGKEFIEDDVKFIIREMGKNRIRRVEIILHHKSPTSEMESESDTSSQE, from the coding sequence TTGAACGAAAAAGGAATGAGTGAAAATTATATGGGTATAGGTGTCAGTCTATTTTTGTTTGCGGTGTTGATTTTATTTAGTGCTTTCTTCGTGGCTACCGAGTTTGCGATTATTAAAATCCGTTCCAGCCGGGTAGATCAGCTGGTCGTGGAGAACCGTAAAAACGCACTGGCGCTACAAAAAGTCGTCAATAATCTGGACGGCTACCTGTCCGCCTGTCAGCTTGGTATTACGATTACAGCGTTAGGACTCGGTTGGCTCGGTGAACCGACTGTAGTCAAACTGCTGGAGCCTCTCTTTCAACAGCTCAACATCAATGGGGAGTTTTCACATATCCTGGCCTTTATTATTTCATTTGTCATTGTAACTTACCTGCACGTGGTGATCGGCGAACTAGCTCCCAAAACATTGGCGATCCGCAAAGCGGAAGCTGTCAGCTTGTTAACCTCTCCAGTCATCGTGTGGTTTAACCGGATTATGTATCCGTTTATCTGGCTCCTTAACGGCTCGGCCAATCGCCTGGTTCGTCTGTTTGGTCTTCAACCGGCTAGTGAGCATGAAGAAGCGCACTCTCAGGAAGAAATTCAGATCATTTTGTCCGAAAGCGTGGAAAGTGGTAAGATCAATAACACCGAATATGGCTACGTGAATCGTATCTTCGCTTTTGACGAGACCGTTGCCAAAGAAATTATGGTGCCACGTACAGATATGGTATGCTTGTTTACGAATCGCTCGCTCAAAGAAAACATGCAGACTATTCACGAAGAACAGTATACCCGTTTTCCGGTAGCGACAGACAGCAAGGATCAGATCATTGGTATGATTAATACCAAGCAGCTATTCCTTGAGTATGATCGCAATCCCGAGCTTGTTTTCGATAGCCTGATTCAACCGATCCTGACCGTTCCGGAAGTTATTCCCGTCAACACGCTACTGAAACGTATGCAGAAGGAGCAGGTTCATATCGCTCTCCTGGTCGATGAATATGGTGGAACCTCTGGTCTGATTACCATTGAGGACATTTTGGAGGAGATTGTCGGCGAAATCCGGGACGAATTTGATAAGGATGAACGGAAGGAAATCGAGAAACTGACGGAGAACAGTTATTTGATGGATGGTAAAGTGATGCTTTCCGATCTGAGTGATCTGACGGGCTTGGCATTGGACGATGAAGACGTGGATACTGTCGGAGGGTGGGTGTATAGCCGGGTTCCGGAACCGAGACAGGGCAAGGAATTCATAGAAGATGATGTGAAATTTATCATTCGTGAAATGGGTAAAAATCGTATTCGTCGGGTGGAAATTATTTTACACCACAAATCCCCGACCTCGGAAATGGAGTCGGAATCGGACACTTCTTCCCAGGAGTGA